In the genome of Hydractinia symbiolongicarpus strain clone_291-10 chromosome 5, HSymV2.1, whole genome shotgun sequence, one region contains:
- the LOC130644198 gene encoding ATP-dependent DNA helicase PIF1-like isoform X1, which translates to MWNSKSMMMKNEESLVKPQLQDAETENLSLEQKLALESVKNGKNVFITGSAGVGKSYLLNRIIKSLPRSIHVTASTGVAACNIGGTTLHSFAGIGLGDKDADVLARTILKYKHEVRQRWQNCKVLVIDEISMIDGNLFTKVDEVARAVRGCPYSFGGIQVILCGDFLQLPPVKENKFAFETKEWQDLINETIVLKQVFRQKQTGFVSLLNRLRLGRITSIDMEVLHLCSGTIFLDDGIKPTRLYPHRYKCEKENLHELSKLPGKTHVFESDDWGYNDAFLEQLQKNARYAKVLELKVGAQVMLLHNRCVKSGLVNGARGVVIGFHSVNQACDEDDCEEDDSGVIGYPIVRFTNGMERVISTDQLSVSVAGKTVAYRMQVPLALAWAVSIHKSQGMTLERIDIDIAKAFEHGQAYVALSRVTSLDGLRLRDFDPGRITAHPKVIHYYKNIDPSLDKSAQEGVEELKAFIELRRNPEKYREYLQSLIPVKCSSDTDFEHNYFQHQVESSSSVNQPTKLLRIEDNNVLESPGKSTYAAVNGVCKKIKPLKDIPVNKPVSNSSPDLVETPALLKAEEKLANCISALEEIKVANSKRALNYNSEGPGCSKNDTINVDDDSDFECEQTSGVSNVAVRRSTRKRKPPMKFNHEVTIILESDEEEGEKSTSDVELFDEKSCEQTVKSASRNNSHSKPNFLSTICSDLLEISEKKQKLDMPSSDKDDEKRVQALLKEKHDWIEEKRRKALVRRWQSLKRQSVS; encoded by the exons ATGTGGAATTCAAAGTCGATGATGATGAAGAATGAAGAAAGTTTAGTTAAACCACAACTTCAAG atgCCGAGACAGAAAATCTTTCTTTAGAACAAAAGCTCGCTTTAGAATCTGTAAAAAATGGAAA aaatgtttttatcacTGGCTCTGCAGGTGTTGGAAAATCATATTTATTAAATAGAATAATTAAATCACTTCCCAGATCAATCCATGTTACAGCTAGTACAGGTGTGGCTGCTTGTAACATTGGTGGGACAACCTTGCACAG TTTTGCTGGGATTGGCTTGGGTGATAAAGACGCAGATGTGTTAGCACGTactatattaaaatataaacatgaAGTAAGGCAAAGATGGCAAAACTGCAA AGTCTTAGTGATTGATGAAATTTCAATGATTGATGGAAATTTATTCACAAAAGTTGACGAAGTTGCTCGAGCTGTTCGAGGTTGTCCTTATTCTTTTGGTGGTATCCAAGTAATTCTTTGTGG GGACTTTCTGCAGCTTCCTCCTGTTAAGGAAAATAAATTTGCTTTCGAAACAAAAGAATGGCAAGACCTGATCAATGAAACAATTGTGTTAAAGCAAGTGTTTCGTCAAAAACAAACTGGTTTTGTATCATTGTTGAACAGATTACGTTTGGGACGTATAACTTCCATTGATATGGAAGTGTTGCATTTATGCAGTGGAACAATATTTCTTGATGATGGCATCAAACCCACAAGGTTATATCCACACAGATACAAATGTGAGAAAGAAAATCTTCATGAG TTGAGTAAATTACCTGGAAAAACGCATGTTTTTGAAAG TGATGACTGGGGATATAACGATGCTTTTTTAGAACAGTTGCAGAAAAATGCGAGATACGCAAAAG TATTAGAGCTTAAAGTTGGAGCGCAAGTGATGCTTTTACACAACCGATGTGTTAAATCTGGTTTGGTAAATGGTGCCAG gGGAGTTGTGATTGGATTTCATTCAGTAAACCAG GCATGTGATGAGGACGATTGTGAAGAAGATGACAGTGGAGTGATAGGATATCCTATTGTCCG ATTTACTAATGGGATGGAGAGGGTAATTTCTACAGACCAATTGTCTGTTTCTGTTGCTGGCAAGACAGTTGCGTACAGAATGCAGGTACCACTTGCGCTGGCATGGGCGGTTAGTATACACAAATCTCAG ggTATGACATTAGAGCGAATTGATATCGACATTGCGAAAGCGTTTGAACATGGTCAAGCGTATGTGGCTTTATCAAGAGTGACCAGTTTAGATGGGTTGCGATTGCG CGATTTCGATCCTGGCAGAATCACGGCCCATCCTAAAGTTATACATTACTACAAAAACATCGATCCGTCTTTGGATAAGTCGGCACAGGAAGGGGTGGAGGAGTTAAAAGCGTTTATTGAGTTGAGGAGAAATCCTGAAAAATACAGAGAATATTTACAAAGTTT AATTCCTGTTAAATGCTCATCTGATACGGATTTTGAGCATAATTACTTCCAACACCAAGTAGAATCTAGTTCTTCTGTGAATCAACCAACAAAATTGTTAAGAATCGAAGATAACAATGTACTGGAGTCTCCTGGAAAATCGACGTACGCAGCAGTTAATGGcgtctgcaaaaaaataaaaccgcTAAAAGACATTCCTGTGAATAAACCTGTTTCAAACTCGTCACCAGACTTGGTAGAAACACCCGCGCTACTAAAAGCAGAAGAGAAGTTGGCGAATTGTATATCGGCGCTGGAAGAAATAAAAGTGGCTAATTCAAAGCGCGCGCTTAATTATAATTCTGAAGGGCCTGGATGTTCCAAAAATGATACCATAAATGTGGATGACGATTCAGATTTCGAGTGTGAACAGACTTCTGGTGTGTCAAATGTTGCTGTGCGAAGGTCTACTAGAAAAAGAAAACCTCCCATGAAGTTTAATCACGAGGTAACGATAATTCTTGAAAGCGACGAGGAGGAGGGTGAGAAGAGTACAAGTGATGTGGAACTTTTCGATGAAAAAAGTTGCGAACAAACCGTAAAATCTGCATCGCGAAACAATTCTCACAGCAAACCAAACTTCTTATCGACAATTTGTTCCGATTTATTAGaaataagtgaaaaaaaacaaaaactcgaCATGCCGTCATCAGATAAAGACGACGAAAAACGTGTTCAAGCCTTGTTAAAAGAAAAGCATGACTGGATAGAAGAAAAACGAAGGAAAGCTTTAGTAAGAAGATGGCAGTCATTAAAGCGGCAAAGTGTATCGTAG
- the LOC130644202 gene encoding dnaJ homolog subfamily B member 1-like, with the protein MGKDYYKILNVSRDVSEADLKKAYRKLALKYHPDKNQDPGASDTFKEVGEAYEVLSDPKKREIYDKYGEEGLKGQAGGFSGAEFSGFNPGDFNFSGFDPHETFRNFFGDEDPFKDMFENFGSFSGGMGGMGGIGGMGGMPHMSAFSSMGGSRKDPAVEQNLPVTFEELFTGATKKMKITRNVLVPGTNTTRSEPKILEIKIKKGWKEGTKITFPKEGNQTSGSTPADIVFKIVDKPHKTFTRDADNNLIYRHKISLKQALIGVHVDVPTIDGRHIGVEVSQASPTTKRIIKEEGLPLPKTPERRADLIVEFEILFPKNLSPEQKNSLKQILPD; encoded by the exons ATGGGGAAGGATtactacaaaattttaaatgtttcaagAGATGTCTCTGAAGCAGATTTAAAGAAAGCATATCGTAAACTTGCTTTGAAGTACCATCCTGACAAAAACCAAGACCCAGGTGCTTCAGATACTTTCAAAGAAGTTGGTGAGGCATATGAA GTGCTCAGTGATCCGAAGAAGAGGGAAATCTATGACAAGTACGGTGAAGAAGGGTTGAAAGGACAAGCTGGAGGATTTTCTGGTGCTGAATTTTCCGGATTCAACCCTGGCGACTTTAATTTCTCTGGATTTGATCCACATGAAACATTCCGCAACTTCTTTGGAGACGAAGATCCGTTTAAAG ATATGTTTGAGAATTTTGGAAGTTTTAGTGGAGGCATGGGTGGTATGGGAGGTATTGGAGGCATGGGTGGTATGCCGCACATGAGTGCCTTCTCTAGTATGGGTGGCTCCCGCAAAGACCCGGCTGTTGAACAGAATTTACCGGTTACTTTCGAAGAACTTTTTACCGGTGCaaccaaaaaaatgaaaataactcGGAATGTTCTTGTACCTGGGACCAACACAACTAGATCCGAAcctaaaattttagaaataaaaataaaaaaaggatggAAAGAAGGAACCAAAATTACTTTCCCCAAAGAAGGAAATCAAACATCTGGTAGCACTCCGGCTGATATTGTGTTCAAAATCGTtgacaaaccacacaaaacatTCACTCGAGACGCAGATAATAATTTAATCTATCGACATAAAATTTCGTTGAAACAAGCACTGATTGGTGTCCACGTTGACGTACCGACGATAGATGGACGCCATATCGGAGTGGAGGTTTCCCAAGCTTCTCCGACTACAAAAAGGATTATTAAGGAAGAGGGTCTGCCCCTCCCCAAAACACCTGAAAGGAGAGCAGATCTAATTGTAgagtttgaaattttattcCCGAAAAATTTATCACCTGAACAGAAAAATTCACTGAAGCAAATTTTACCGGATTAG
- the LOC130644199 gene encoding putative aminopeptidase W07G4.4 isoform X1, producing MFASKEINYAPHVNQGRKSCAGSIPTLLSGPFTILRSLQQSENNLIQGAEGMARLSYTIEYAEAITDAYDSVVVVGENLKQEHYAAFTKPYLQAIKALSANDQSVLSNVTATSLAEGAVKFMVWSPTGPVNRDYDDVRRYQDAALAGIKRALRAGKESPLLVVYHADQHLTSTKYKDVLLVSLLAACEAVYVPIEVREAQPEKATKINKLGVNSLELQKTEGDVLVEKAVGIEIGRVIARDIGGSDPERMSAERTEQYVAKMFKDTCIKINVTKGQDAFEKDYPLFAAVNRCADHIERHRGRIIYLEYCGDEIKETYLFVGKGVTYDTGGADVKAGGHMAGMHRDKCGAATVAGIFGMLAHLKPKGVKVVGRMAMVRNSIGADAYVADEIITSAAGVRVRVGNTDAEGRMAMTDPLHHTKQQALEEVKPHLFTIATLTGHAIIAMGDAYSIVLDNGPAEVEGFARHIQQIGASLSNPFEVSMLRREDYNFVAGRNEYEDVIQCNNKPSSGTPRGHQFPAAFMIRSSGLDKHGIDSDRPLKYSHVDIAGSSGPYPGMPTAAPLIAFGRLMKAF from the exons gtatgGCTCGTCTAAGTTACACAATCGAGTATGCAGAAGCGATTACGGATGCTTACGACTCTGTAGTAGTTGTTGGAGAAAATTTGAAACAGGAGCATTATGCTGCATTTACTAAACCATATTTGCAAGCAATAAAAGCATTGTCAGCA aatgatCAAAGTGTGTTATCAAATGTAACAGCAACTAGTTTAGCAGAAGGTGCTGTCAAATTTATG GTGTGGTCTCCCACTGGCCCAGTCAATCGTGATTATGATGACGTAAGAAGATACCAAGATGCTGCATTGGCTGGAATCAAACG AGCATTGCGAGCTGGAAAAGAATCACCACTGCTGGTAGTTTATCATGCTGATCAACATTTAACTTCGACAAAGTACAAGGATGTCCTTCTTGTGTCCTTGTTAGCTGCTTGTGAAGCTGTATACGTG CCAATTGAAGTCAGAGAAGCACAACCAGAGAAAGCAacgaaaattaataaattaggaGTTAACTCGttggagcttcaaaaaacagag GGGGACGTGTTGGTTGAAAAAGCTGTTGGAATCGAAATTGGACG AGTGATCGCCCGAGATATTGGTGGGTCTGATCCTGAACGAATGTCTGCAGAAAGGACGGAGCAATATgttgcaaaaatgtttaaagATACTTGTATTAAG ATAAATGTAACAAAAGGCCAAGATGCTTTTGAGAAAGATTACCCACTGTTTGCTGCTGTTAACCGCTGTGCTGATC ACATCGAAAGACACAGAGGTCGTATAATCTACCTAGAATACTGTGGCGATGAAATTAAGGAGACCTATCTTTTTGTGGGAAag GGTGTAACTTACGATACCGGTGGGGCAGATGTCAAAGCCGGTGGGCATATGGCTGGTATGCAtcg tgACAAATGTGGTGCGGCAACAGTAGCTGGGATATTTGGG ATGCTAGCTCACCTGAAGCCCAAGGGTGTTAAAGTTGTTGGTCGCATGGCTATGGTGAGGAATAGTATCGGAGCAG ATGCCTACGTTGCTGACGAAATTATCACTTCGGCTGCCGGTGTTCGAGTCAGGGTTGGTAACACTGATGCTGAAGGTAGAATGGCAATGACTGACCCGCTGCATCACACAAAACAACAG GCGTTGGAAGAAGTGAAGCCACATTTGTTTACAATTGCAACTTTGACAGGACATGCAATCATCGCCATGGGTGATGCGTACTCT ATCGTGTTAGATAATGGACCAGCAGAAGTAGAGGGATTTGCAAGACATATTCAACAAA ttggCGCAAGCCTGTCTAATCCATTTGAAGTTTCAATGTTGAGACGAGAG GATTACAATTTCGTTGCTGGTCGAAATGAATACGAGGATGTCATACAGTGTAACAACAAACCATCATCTGGCACCCCACGTGGCCACCAATTCCCTGCAGCTTTTATGATTCGCTCTTCTGGACTCGATAAG cATGGCATTGATTCTGACCGTCCATTGAAGTATTCTCACGTGGATATTGCAGGATCATCAGGACCTTACCCTGGCATGCCGACTGCAGCACCTTTGATTGCGTTCGGAAGATTAATGAAGGCTTTTTAA
- the LOC130644199 gene encoding putative aminopeptidase W07G4.4 isoform X2, whose protein sequence is MARLSYTIEYAEAITDAYDSVVVVGENLKQEHYAAFTKPYLQAIKALSANDQSVLSNVTATSLAEGAVKFMVWSPTGPVNRDYDDVRRYQDAALAGIKRALRAGKESPLLVVYHADQHLTSTKYKDVLLVSLLAACEAVYVPIEVREAQPEKATKINKLGVNSLELQKTEGDVLVEKAVGIEIGRVIARDIGGSDPERMSAERTEQYVAKMFKDTCIKINVTKGQDAFEKDYPLFAAVNRCADHIERHRGRIIYLEYCGDEIKETYLFVGKGVTYDTGGADVKAGGHMAGMHRDKCGAATVAGIFGMLAHLKPKGVKVVGRMAMVRNSIGADAYVADEIITSAAGVRVRVGNTDAEGRMAMTDPLHHTKQQALEEVKPHLFTIATLTGHAIIAMGDAYSIVLDNGPAEVEGFARHIQQIGASLSNPFEVSMLRREDYNFVAGRNEYEDVIQCNNKPSSGTPRGHQFPAAFMIRSSGLDKHGIDSDRPLKYSHVDIAGSSGPYPGMPTAAPLIAFGRLMKAF, encoded by the exons atgGCTCGTCTAAGTTACACAATCGAGTATGCAGAAGCGATTACGGATGCTTACGACTCTGTAGTAGTTGTTGGAGAAAATTTGAAACAGGAGCATTATGCTGCATTTACTAAACCATATTTGCAAGCAATAAAAGCATTGTCAGCA aatgatCAAAGTGTGTTATCAAATGTAACAGCAACTAGTTTAGCAGAAGGTGCTGTCAAATTTATG GTGTGGTCTCCCACTGGCCCAGTCAATCGTGATTATGATGACGTAAGAAGATACCAAGATGCTGCATTGGCTGGAATCAAACG AGCATTGCGAGCTGGAAAAGAATCACCACTGCTGGTAGTTTATCATGCTGATCAACATTTAACTTCGACAAAGTACAAGGATGTCCTTCTTGTGTCCTTGTTAGCTGCTTGTGAAGCTGTATACGTG CCAATTGAAGTCAGAGAAGCACAACCAGAGAAAGCAacgaaaattaataaattaggaGTTAACTCGttggagcttcaaaaaacagag GGGGACGTGTTGGTTGAAAAAGCTGTTGGAATCGAAATTGGACG AGTGATCGCCCGAGATATTGGTGGGTCTGATCCTGAACGAATGTCTGCAGAAAGGACGGAGCAATATgttgcaaaaatgtttaaagATACTTGTATTAAG ATAAATGTAACAAAAGGCCAAGATGCTTTTGAGAAAGATTACCCACTGTTTGCTGCTGTTAACCGCTGTGCTGATC ACATCGAAAGACACAGAGGTCGTATAATCTACCTAGAATACTGTGGCGATGAAATTAAGGAGACCTATCTTTTTGTGGGAAag GGTGTAACTTACGATACCGGTGGGGCAGATGTCAAAGCCGGTGGGCATATGGCTGGTATGCAtcg tgACAAATGTGGTGCGGCAACAGTAGCTGGGATATTTGGG ATGCTAGCTCACCTGAAGCCCAAGGGTGTTAAAGTTGTTGGTCGCATGGCTATGGTGAGGAATAGTATCGGAGCAG ATGCCTACGTTGCTGACGAAATTATCACTTCGGCTGCCGGTGTTCGAGTCAGGGTTGGTAACACTGATGCTGAAGGTAGAATGGCAATGACTGACCCGCTGCATCACACAAAACAACAG GCGTTGGAAGAAGTGAAGCCACATTTGTTTACAATTGCAACTTTGACAGGACATGCAATCATCGCCATGGGTGATGCGTACTCT ATCGTGTTAGATAATGGACCAGCAGAAGTAGAGGGATTTGCAAGACATATTCAACAAA ttggCGCAAGCCTGTCTAATCCATTTGAAGTTTCAATGTTGAGACGAGAG GATTACAATTTCGTTGCTGGTCGAAATGAATACGAGGATGTCATACAGTGTAACAACAAACCATCATCTGGCACCCCACGTGGCCACCAATTCCCTGCAGCTTTTATGATTCGCTCTTCTGGACTCGATAAG cATGGCATTGATTCTGACCGTCCATTGAAGTATTCTCACGTGGATATTGCAGGATCATCAGGACCTTACCCTGGCATGCCGACTGCAGCACCTTTGATTGCGTTCGGAAGATTAATGAAGGCTTTTTAA
- the LOC130644198 gene encoding ATP-dependent DNA helicase PIF1-like isoform X2 gives MHLLQLRVNPCHVREIGNVFITGSAGVGKSYLLNRIIKSLPRSIHVTASTGVAACNIGGTTLHSFAGIGLGDKDADVLARTILKYKHEVRQRWQNCKVLVIDEISMIDGNLFTKVDEVARAVRGCPYSFGGIQVILCGDFLQLPPVKENKFAFETKEWQDLINETIVLKQVFRQKQTGFVSLLNRLRLGRITSIDMEVLHLCSGTIFLDDGIKPTRLYPHRYKCEKENLHELSKLPGKTHVFESDDWGYNDAFLEQLQKNARYAKVLELKVGAQVMLLHNRCVKSGLVNGARGVVIGFHSVNQACDEDDCEEDDSGVIGYPIVRFTNGMERVISTDQLSVSVAGKTVAYRMQVPLALAWAVSIHKSQGMTLERIDIDIAKAFEHGQAYVALSRVTSLDGLRLRDFDPGRITAHPKVIHYYKNIDPSLDKSAQEGVEELKAFIELRRNPEKYREYLQSLIPVKCSSDTDFEHNYFQHQVESSSSVNQPTKLLRIEDNNVLESPGKSTYAAVNGVCKKIKPLKDIPVNKPVSNSSPDLVETPALLKAEEKLANCISALEEIKVANSKRALNYNSEGPGCSKNDTINVDDDSDFECEQTSGVSNVAVRRSTRKRKPPMKFNHEVTIILESDEEEGEKSTSDVELFDEKSCEQTVKSASRNNSHSKPNFLSTICSDLLEISEKKQKLDMPSSDKDDEKRVQALLKEKHDWIEEKRRKALVRRWQSLKRQSVS, from the exons atgcatttactacagctacgggtcaacccatgccatgtaagGGAAATAGG aaatgtttttatcacTGGCTCTGCAGGTGTTGGAAAATCATATTTATTAAATAGAATAATTAAATCACTTCCCAGATCAATCCATGTTACAGCTAGTACAGGTGTGGCTGCTTGTAACATTGGTGGGACAACCTTGCACAG TTTTGCTGGGATTGGCTTGGGTGATAAAGACGCAGATGTGTTAGCACGTactatattaaaatataaacatgaAGTAAGGCAAAGATGGCAAAACTGCAA AGTCTTAGTGATTGATGAAATTTCAATGATTGATGGAAATTTATTCACAAAAGTTGACGAAGTTGCTCGAGCTGTTCGAGGTTGTCCTTATTCTTTTGGTGGTATCCAAGTAATTCTTTGTGG GGACTTTCTGCAGCTTCCTCCTGTTAAGGAAAATAAATTTGCTTTCGAAACAAAAGAATGGCAAGACCTGATCAATGAAACAATTGTGTTAAAGCAAGTGTTTCGTCAAAAACAAACTGGTTTTGTATCATTGTTGAACAGATTACGTTTGGGACGTATAACTTCCATTGATATGGAAGTGTTGCATTTATGCAGTGGAACAATATTTCTTGATGATGGCATCAAACCCACAAGGTTATATCCACACAGATACAAATGTGAGAAAGAAAATCTTCATGAG TTGAGTAAATTACCTGGAAAAACGCATGTTTTTGAAAG TGATGACTGGGGATATAACGATGCTTTTTTAGAACAGTTGCAGAAAAATGCGAGATACGCAAAAG TATTAGAGCTTAAAGTTGGAGCGCAAGTGATGCTTTTACACAACCGATGTGTTAAATCTGGTTTGGTAAATGGTGCCAG gGGAGTTGTGATTGGATTTCATTCAGTAAACCAG GCATGTGATGAGGACGATTGTGAAGAAGATGACAGTGGAGTGATAGGATATCCTATTGTCCG ATTTACTAATGGGATGGAGAGGGTAATTTCTACAGACCAATTGTCTGTTTCTGTTGCTGGCAAGACAGTTGCGTACAGAATGCAGGTACCACTTGCGCTGGCATGGGCGGTTAGTATACACAAATCTCAG ggTATGACATTAGAGCGAATTGATATCGACATTGCGAAAGCGTTTGAACATGGTCAAGCGTATGTGGCTTTATCAAGAGTGACCAGTTTAGATGGGTTGCGATTGCG CGATTTCGATCCTGGCAGAATCACGGCCCATCCTAAAGTTATACATTACTACAAAAACATCGATCCGTCTTTGGATAAGTCGGCACAGGAAGGGGTGGAGGAGTTAAAAGCGTTTATTGAGTTGAGGAGAAATCCTGAAAAATACAGAGAATATTTACAAAGTTT AATTCCTGTTAAATGCTCATCTGATACGGATTTTGAGCATAATTACTTCCAACACCAAGTAGAATCTAGTTCTTCTGTGAATCAACCAACAAAATTGTTAAGAATCGAAGATAACAATGTACTGGAGTCTCCTGGAAAATCGACGTACGCAGCAGTTAATGGcgtctgcaaaaaaataaaaccgcTAAAAGACATTCCTGTGAATAAACCTGTTTCAAACTCGTCACCAGACTTGGTAGAAACACCCGCGCTACTAAAAGCAGAAGAGAAGTTGGCGAATTGTATATCGGCGCTGGAAGAAATAAAAGTGGCTAATTCAAAGCGCGCGCTTAATTATAATTCTGAAGGGCCTGGATGTTCCAAAAATGATACCATAAATGTGGATGACGATTCAGATTTCGAGTGTGAACAGACTTCTGGTGTGTCAAATGTTGCTGTGCGAAGGTCTACTAGAAAAAGAAAACCTCCCATGAAGTTTAATCACGAGGTAACGATAATTCTTGAAAGCGACGAGGAGGAGGGTGAGAAGAGTACAAGTGATGTGGAACTTTTCGATGAAAAAAGTTGCGAACAAACCGTAAAATCTGCATCGCGAAACAATTCTCACAGCAAACCAAACTTCTTATCGACAATTTGTTCCGATTTATTAGaaataagtgaaaaaaaacaaaaactcgaCATGCCGTCATCAGATAAAGACGACGAAAAACGTGTTCAAGCCTTGTTAAAAGAAAAGCATGACTGGATAGAAGAAAAACGAAGGAAAGCTTTAGTAAGAAGATGGCAGTCATTAAAGCGGCAAAGTGTATCGTAG